From Sphingomonas nostoxanthinifaciens, a single genomic window includes:
- a CDS encoding isoaspartyl peptidase/L-asparaginase family protein, with protein sequence MTQDWTLVIHGGSGSMTRANLGPDGDAAGRAGLAAALEAGSAILRDGGSALDAVEAAVRVLEEDPHFNAGRGSVFSWDGVNELDAAIMDGRTRDAGAVTGVTTTRAPVSLARAVLADGRHVLLSGAGADGFARTAGLEQVAPDWFAIPERRRQLDEIKAGGGFDADMKYGTVGAVARDRHGHVAAATSTGGLTAKRWGRIGDTPLIGAGTYADDRAAAISCTGAGEVFIRAAAAHEIAARVRIGGALAVDAAGEVIADIGALGGKGGTIVVGSDGSGGWAFNTPAMYRAIARSGDEPRIAIYGDEE encoded by the coding sequence ATGACACAGGACTGGACGCTCGTGATCCATGGCGGATCGGGCAGCATGACGCGCGCCAATCTCGGGCCAGACGGCGACGCCGCCGGCCGGGCAGGCCTCGCCGCGGCGCTGGAAGCCGGCTCCGCGATCCTGCGCGACGGCGGCAGCGCGCTCGACGCGGTCGAGGCGGCGGTGCGGGTGCTGGAAGAGGATCCGCACTTCAACGCGGGGCGCGGCTCGGTCTTCTCGTGGGACGGCGTGAACGAGCTCGACGCCGCGATTATGGACGGGCGCACCCGCGACGCCGGCGCGGTGACCGGCGTCACCACGACGCGCGCGCCGGTGTCGCTCGCCCGCGCGGTGCTGGCGGACGGGCGCCACGTGCTGCTGTCAGGCGCGGGCGCGGACGGCTTCGCGCGCACCGCCGGGCTGGAGCAGGTCGCGCCCGACTGGTTCGCCATCCCCGAACGCCGCCGCCAGCTCGACGAGATCAAGGCGGGCGGCGGGTTCGATGCCGACATGAAATATGGCACGGTCGGCGCGGTCGCGCGCGACCGGCACGGCCATGTCGCCGCCGCCACCTCGACCGGCGGGCTCACCGCCAAGCGCTGGGGCCGGATCGGCGACACGCCGCTGATCGGCGCGGGCACCTATGCCGACGATCGCGCCGCCGCAATCTCCTGCACCGGCGCGGGCGAGGTGTTCATCCGCGCCGCGGCCGCGCACGAAATCGCCGCGCGCGTGCGGATTGGCGGCGCGCTCGCGGTCGACGCCGCCGGCGAGGTGATCGCCGACATCGGCGCGCTCGGCGGCAAGGGCGGCACGATCGTCGTCGGCTCCGACGGCAGCGGCGGCTGGGCGTTCAACACGCCGGCCATGTATCGCGCCATCGCCCGGTCGGGCGACGAACCGCGCATCGCCATCTATGGCGACGAGGAGTGA
- a CDS encoding acyltransferase family protein, with the protein MSPPVPASPIARHVELDWLRIGAFGLLILYHIGLYFGPWGWHIDAPHPLAWLVYPLLALNPWRMTLLFLVSGYAARAVLARGTAASFLRSRAVRLLLPLAFGVLVVMAPQPWVERMNGGTYHGGLLHYWLHDYLGAIDGTTPSLDNLWFVAYIWAYSLVIGIADATLPPDRSAALQRGFDQIFTGWRALAIPILWLLVLRLILFPTMMPTNRLFTDINGHLAYLPAFLFGFALAGSPAVRAGIAALGRPAALLTLAAYAAMAFAHLLTGADPATGSPAFVAMRVAAAIMSWSTNILLLALAERIVGGSGRWRRTLNEAVFPSYIVHQTAIVLIAWSIRPLALPNLAQFALILPGTIAACALFYLIGKASGPFRPLFGLAPLPAARGSG; encoded by the coding sequence ATGTCGCCGCCCGTCCCCGCCAGCCCGATCGCGCGTCATGTCGAGCTCGACTGGCTGCGGATCGGCGCGTTCGGGCTGCTGATCCTCTATCATATCGGTCTCTATTTCGGGCCGTGGGGCTGGCATATCGACGCGCCGCACCCGCTCGCCTGGCTGGTCTACCCGCTGCTCGCGCTCAATCCGTGGCGGATGACTTTGCTGTTCCTGGTGTCGGGCTATGCCGCGCGCGCGGTGCTGGCACGCGGCACGGCGGCCAGCTTCCTGCGCTCGCGCGCGGTGCGGCTGCTACTGCCGCTCGCCTTCGGCGTGCTGGTGGTGATGGCGCCGCAGCCGTGGGTCGAGCGGATGAACGGCGGCACCTATCATGGCGGCCTGCTGCATTACTGGCTGCACGATTATCTCGGCGCGATCGACGGCACCACGCCGAGCCTCGATAACCTTTGGTTCGTGGCCTATATCTGGGCCTATTCGCTGGTGATCGGGATCGCCGACGCGACGCTGCCGCCCGATCGGAGCGCCGCCTTGCAGCGCGGCTTCGACCAAATCTTCACCGGCTGGCGCGCGCTGGCGATCCCGATCCTGTGGCTGCTCGTGCTGCGGCTGATCCTGTTCCCGACGATGATGCCGACCAATCGGCTGTTCACCGATATCAACGGCCACCTCGCCTACCTCCCCGCCTTCCTGTTCGGCTTCGCGCTCGCCGGCTCGCCGGCGGTGCGTGCGGGCATCGCCGCGCTGGGTCGGCCGGCGGCCTTGCTGACGCTGGCGGCCTATGCGGCGATGGCGTTCGCCCATCTGCTCACCGGCGCCGACCCGGCGACCGGCTCGCCCGCCTTCGTCGCGATGCGGGTCGCCGCCGCGATCATGAGCTGGAGCACCAACATCCTGCTGCTGGCGCTGGCCGAGCGCATCGTCGGCGGATCGGGGCGCTGGCGGCGCACACTGAACGAGGCGGTGTTCCCCTCCTACATCGTCCACCAGACCGCGATCGTCCTGATCGCGTGGAGCATTCGCCCGCTGGCGCTGCCCAATCTCGCGCAGTTCGCGCTGATCCTGCCCGGCACGATCGCCGCCTGCGCCTTGTTCTACCTGATCGGCAAGGCGTCGGGTCCGTTCCGCCCCTTGTTCGGCCTCGCGCCGCTTCCCGCCGCGCGCGGCAGCGGCTAG
- a CDS encoding chemotaxis protein CheA, with product MDDLLIDFIAETRDTLEGIAGEIVAWEADPADRTRLDSIFRFVHTVKGSCGFLDLPRLLRLSHAAEDALAEVRSGARVPDAALVSAVLAVIDRIGELNEALETKEDLPEAIEGALIAALAPHADIAAAPNAPKPSLEAAHGLPARTVARSIRLPVGLLDRMMASVSDMVLARNELGRCLRSDLAGQEGDAAFDRLSQCVGEMRDAITRTRMARIDNLFAALPRLVRDLASELGKMVTLDVDGGDVELDREMIEMIRDPLTHIVRNSIDHGIEFPPQRLAVGKPETGRLRVGARQSGNQILIEISDDGRGIDAGKVVERAIAAGLVTPEQAAAMSREAELDLIFSPGLSTAAKVTSISGRGVGMDVVRANVERIGGKIDVESRTGEGLRIVMRVPLTLTIIPALTISSAGVHFAIPRSAIDEIVRSDNAAVTIERIGGGLVACIRGTRLPIVDLAAFMGLADSDAAPPLLAILHAGGGAHYALGVTAVHDHEELVVKPAAPALMASGVYAGTTLPDNSRPMLLLDVAGIATLAGIEEQPAVIETAVADATADLLPTLLFVDLDGAHRAIRLSLVQRIEDVATAGVVESGGSRLLAHDGRLISFHAAGPLPSHERMRVLHVGGDAASLAYAIDRVIDVEDLPIDYAPAAADGPIAGVLLRDGLPIELLDPFWLFAQAHGEVAAGSLNDADGAPPLCLLADADDAWARAVMAPLLRAAGYRVSHGAPASGERVAVVIASGAAPAGVDAPLVRLRSTREEPAPADGSVYRYDRAGLLSALDRHARARKHA from the coding sequence GTGGACGATCTGCTCATCGACTTCATCGCTGAGACGCGCGACACGCTCGAAGGCATTGCCGGCGAGATCGTGGCGTGGGAGGCTGACCCGGCCGACCGTACCCGGCTCGATTCGATCTTCCGCTTCGTCCACACCGTCAAGGGAAGCTGCGGCTTCCTCGATCTGCCGCGCCTGCTGCGGCTGAGCCATGCCGCCGAGGATGCTCTGGCCGAAGTGCGTTCGGGCGCGCGCGTGCCCGATGCGGCGCTGGTGAGCGCGGTGCTGGCGGTCATCGATCGCATCGGCGAACTGAACGAGGCGCTCGAAACCAAGGAAGATCTGCCCGAAGCGATCGAGGGCGCGCTGATCGCGGCGCTGGCGCCTCACGCCGATATTGCTGCCGCGCCGAACGCCCCCAAGCCGTCGCTCGAAGCGGCGCACGGCCTGCCGGCGCGGACGGTGGCGCGCAGCATCCGCCTGCCCGTGGGCCTGCTCGACCGGATGATGGCGAGCGTGTCCGACATGGTGCTGGCGCGCAACGAACTCGGCCGCTGCCTCCGCTCGGATCTTGCAGGGCAGGAAGGCGACGCGGCGTTCGATCGGCTGTCGCAATGCGTCGGCGAGATGCGCGACGCGATCACGCGCACGCGCATGGCGCGGATCGACAATCTGTTCGCCGCGCTGCCGCGGCTGGTGCGCGACCTCGCCAGCGAGCTCGGCAAGATGGTCACGCTGGACGTGGACGGCGGCGACGTCGAGCTGGATCGCGAGATGATCGAGATGATCCGCGATCCGCTGACCCACATCGTGCGAAATTCGATCGACCACGGCATCGAATTTCCCCCACAGCGGCTGGCCGTGGGCAAGCCCGAGACGGGGCGGCTGCGCGTCGGCGCCCGCCAGTCCGGCAACCAGATATTGATCGAAATCTCCGACGACGGGCGCGGCATCGACGCCGGCAAGGTGGTCGAGCGCGCGATCGCCGCTGGCCTGGTCACGCCCGAGCAGGCCGCGGCGATGTCGCGCGAAGCCGAGCTCGACCTGATCTTTTCGCCCGGCCTGTCGACCGCCGCCAAGGTGACGAGCATCTCCGGTCGCGGCGTCGGCATGGACGTGGTGCGCGCCAACGTCGAGCGGATCGGCGGCAAGATCGACGTCGAGAGCCGCACCGGCGAGGGGCTGCGCATCGTCATGCGCGTGCCGCTGACGCTCACCATCATCCCGGCGCTCACCATCAGCAGCGCCGGCGTCCACTTCGCCATCCCGCGCTCGGCGATCGACGAGATCGTCCGCAGCGACAATGCGGCGGTCACGATCGAGCGGATCGGCGGCGGCCTGGTTGCCTGCATCCGTGGCACGCGCCTGCCGATCGTCGATCTCGCCGCCTTCATGGGGCTGGCCGACAGCGATGCCGCGCCACCCCTGCTCGCGATCCTGCACGCCGGCGGCGGCGCGCATTACGCGCTGGGCGTGACGGCGGTGCACGATCACGAGGAACTGGTGGTCAAGCCGGCGGCGCCGGCCCTGATGGCGAGCGGCGTCTATGCCGGCACCACCTTGCCCGACAATAGCCGGCCGATGCTGCTGCTCGATGTGGCGGGGATCGCGACGCTCGCCGGCATCGAGGAGCAGCCGGCCGTGATCGAGACGGCGGTTGCGGACGCGACGGCCGATTTGTTGCCGACCTTGCTGTTCGTCGATCTGGATGGCGCCCACCGCGCGATTCGCCTCTCGCTGGTTCAGCGGATCGAGGACGTGGCGACCGCCGGCGTGGTCGAGAGCGGCGGATCGCGGCTGCTGGCGCATGACGGCCGGCTGATCTCCTTTCACGCCGCCGGCCCGTTGCCGTCGCACGAGCGGATGCGCGTGCTTCATGTCGGCGGCGATGCGGCCAGCCTGGCCTATGCGATCGACCGCGTGATCGACGTCGAGGATCTGCCGATCGACTACGCCCCCGCAGCGGCGGACGGCCCGATTGCCGGCGTGCTGCTGCGCGATGGTCTGCCGATCGAATTGCTCGATCCCTTCTGGCTGTTCGCGCAGGCGCATGGCGAGGTGGCGGCCGGCAGCCTGAACGATGCGGACGGCGCACCGCCGCTCTGCCTGCTCGCCGACGCCGACGATGCCTGGGCGCGCGCCGTGATGGCGCCGTTGCTGCGTGCTGCGGGCTATCGCGTCTCGCATGGCGCCCCGGCATCGGGCGAACGCGTCGCGGTCGTAATCGCAAGCGGGGCCGCGCCGGCCGGGGTCGATGCGCCGCTGGTGCGTCTGCGCAGCACGCGCGAGGAGCCCGCGCCGGCCGACGGCAGCGTCTATCGCTACGATCGCGCCGGGCTGCTGAGCGCGCTCGATCGTCACGCCCGCGCGAGGAAGCACGCATGA
- a CDS encoding chemotaxis protein CheW, with amino-acid sequence MIGLFLIARIADERVALPTVAVGSVVEVDQVAPVPRVAPHIAGLFALRSRVLTVIDSRAALGLGRIVCTGIGTAVIVESDGHSYALLVDEVEDVVEALPPAACPSVLEPGWRRVALGTIRHEGQALLLVDPIALIAGEERSAA; translated from the coding sequence ATGATCGGCCTGTTCCTGATCGCCCGCATCGCCGACGAACGGGTGGCGCTCCCCACGGTCGCGGTCGGGTCGGTGGTCGAGGTGGACCAGGTCGCGCCGGTGCCCCGCGTCGCGCCGCACATCGCCGGCCTGTTCGCGTTGCGCAGCCGCGTGCTGACGGTGATCGACAGCCGTGCCGCGCTCGGGCTCGGCCGGATCGTGTGCACCGGCATCGGCACGGCGGTGATCGTCGAGAGCGACGGCCACAGCTATGCGCTGCTGGTCGACGAGGTCGAGGACGTGGTCGAGGCGCTGCCCCCGGCGGCCTGCCCGTCGGTGCTGGAGCCGGGCTGGCGACGCGTCGCGCTCGGCACGATCCGTCATGAGGGACAGGCGCTGCTGCTGGTCGATCCGATCGCCTTGATCGCCGGCGAGGAGCGCTCGGCCGCCTGA